From Anaerohalosphaera lusitana, one genomic window encodes:
- a CDS encoding LamG-like jellyroll fold domain-containing protein, giving the protein MKRFMLLLAIVCLAGTTVMANTVAYWRFEDGAAGEQVLHGAGSGAFAADILDVSGNGNDLSVWDDTAFGYRDSVAYATVAQTGAANALCLKNTNGVPGMFTETGSQISTMAPAQFTIEATFKLENGGFRCIIGRDSQGTADENGDLAALYFQALPDNALAIKFCDQDGYWHQAVSATGIFQSYDFASNPNGDGIPWYSMTAVSDGQTLSLYLLEHGTDYDYRLIAQTDLTESGSTNTALTAGAGDGGDWDAGNWTVARGLYGGGHGDRAWGYMDEIRISDSALNPTEFLARPAGFTNAVSPARDVFLSTTTSATYSWTVDIPQDSQFDRYEVYVADNYADLAQDTPTTYLHKSAAITDVATTTYTWSGPYDYNNDYFYRIDAVTYDPNYADGTAVYDSTTVHPGTINRFFGPRACPDVGISGDVTNVPDATDHSYTPQDAVFIAPITRGTVGVKEITWYKVVGEQDNFETPDPNDPADIMIANVPGDTEVTYSPDVTNATETTLTIVAADRADNGDYYAYVKLLDPMGNGDGCYDLSPTANVFAHGGASASTDYLVHRYGFDGDATDSISGAHGTVVDNGDVNYSFTDGKIVLNNSGLTSGPVETVTDPADPEATRDMLLPVQGAYVDLPNGIVSALGKSATVMVWFTYDAADTGNWPRVFDMGTSTGGEDFATGLDGVEEINGEYYLADAPDSQEYIMMSPKVDAGPAWRFETVLNGGSTSRVTQNPDNSGVAGGQQACVACTFDGAAGIQKLYYNGMEVAEDSDFFVTLADIMDVNNWIGRSQFNDAMFSGSIDEFRIYNLALTGPWVEAYYELGPDAYNVTPNPCVEELGQMDFNDDCNVDMADFAEFAAEWLHCGRLDTVDCQL; this is encoded by the coding sequence ATGAAAAGATTTATGTTGTTGTTAGCAATTGTATGTTTGGCCGGTACGACCGTTATGGCGAATACGGTCGCCTACTGGCGATTTGAAGATGGTGCGGCCGGTGAACAGGTCCTGCATGGTGCAGGCAGTGGTGCGTTCGCTGCAGATATTTTGGATGTATCGGGTAACGGCAATGATCTGTCAGTTTGGGATGACACGGCGTTTGGCTACCGCGATTCAGTGGCCTACGCTACCGTTGCCCAAACCGGTGCTGCAAATGCCCTCTGTCTTAAGAACACAAATGGTGTTCCGGGTATGTTCACTGAGACAGGTTCACAGATCAGCACGATGGCTCCGGCACAGTTCACCATCGAAGCTACTTTCAAGCTTGAAAATGGTGGATTTCGCTGCATCATAGGCCGTGACAGTCAAGGGACAGCGGATGAAAACGGCGACCTTGCAGCTTTGTACTTCCAGGCTCTGCCAGATAATGCATTGGCCATCAAGTTCTGTGACCAGGACGGATACTGGCACCAGGCAGTTTCGGCGACAGGTATTTTCCAGTCGTATGATTTTGCCTCTAACCCCAATGGCGACGGGATCCCCTGGTACAGCATGACTGCAGTTAGCGACGGTCAGACTCTGTCTCTGTATCTGCTCGAGCATGGCACAGATTACGACTATCGTTTGATCGCTCAGACTGATCTGACAGAAAGCGGCAGTACGAATACTGCACTTACCGCAGGTGCCGGTGACGGTGGTGACTGGGATGCCGGTAACTGGACAGTTGCACGCGGTCTGTATGGAGGCGGACACGGTGACCGTGCATGGGGATACATGGACGAGATCCGCATTTCGGATTCGGCTTTGAACCCAACCGAGTTCCTGGCAAGGCCTGCAGGCTTCACGAATGCAGTATCGCCGGCACGCGATGTATTCCTGTCTACGACCACCTCAGCCACTTATTCGTGGACCGTTGATATCCCACAGGATTCACAATTTGACCGCTATGAGGTATATGTTGCAGATAACTACGCGGATCTGGCACAGGACACGCCCACAACTTATCTGCACAAATCTGCGGCAATTACAGATGTGGCCACGACCACTTACACCTGGTCCGGTCCTTATGATTACAACAACGACTACTTCTATCGAATCGATGCTGTAACATATGACCCCAACTATGCGGACGGAACTGCTGTGTATGATTCTACAACTGTACATCCTGGAACTATCAATCGTTTCTTTGGGCCAAGAGCCTGTCCGGATGTAGGTATTTCAGGTGACGTGACTAACGTGCCCGACGCAACAGATCACAGCTACACACCGCAGGATGCTGTCTTTATAGCACCCATTACTCGCGGTACAGTCGGTGTCAAGGAAATTACGTGGTACAAGGTAGTCGGTGAGCAGGACAACTTCGAAACTCCTGATCCCAATGACCCTGCCGACATTATGATAGCCAATGTACCTGGTGATACTGAAGTCACCTATAGTCCTGATGTGACAAATGCAACTGAAACAACGCTGACCATTGTTGCTGCCGACAGAGCGGACAATGGCGACTACTACGCATATGTCAAGCTGCTTGACCCAATGGGCAACGGCGATGGCTGTTATGACCTTTCGCCTACAGCAAATGTCTTTGCTCACGGCGGTGCAAGTGCATCTACTGACTACCTGGTTCACCGTTATGGTTTCGACGGCGATGCCACGGACTCTATCAGTGGTGCACACGGTACAGTAGTCGATAACGGCGATGTGAACTATTCGTTCACTGACGGCAAGATTGTACTCAACAATAGCGGCCTGACCTCTGGTCCTGTTGAAACGGTTACTGATCCTGCTGATCCCGAGGCCACACGTGACATGCTTTTGCCTGTACAGGGTGCTTACGTAGATCTGCCAAACGGTATTGTTTCTGCTTTGGGCAAGAGCGCTACTGTCATGGTATGGTTCACATATGATGCTGCTGACACAGGTAACTGGCCACGTGTATTCGACATGGGTACATCTACCGGAGGCGAAGATTTCGCAACCGGCCTTGATGGCGTCGAGGAGATAAATGGCGAATACTACCTGGCTGATGCACCTGATTCGCAGGAATATATAATGATGAGCCCGAAGGTTGACGCTGGACCCGCATGGCGGTTTGAGACAGTTCTTAATGGCGGCAGCACCAGCCGAGTAACTCAAAACCCCGACAACTCAGGAGTCGCAGGTGGTCAGCAGGCTTGCGTTGCATGTACTTTTGACGGTGCAGCCGGCATCCAGAAGCTGTATTACAACGGTATGGAAGTTGCCGAAGACAGTGACTTCTTTGTAACTCTTGCTGACATCATGGACGTGAACAACTGGATCGGTCGTTCTCAGTTCAACGACGCTATGTTCAGCGGTTCGATCGATGAGTTCCGTATTTATAATTTGGCGTTGACCGGCCCATGGGTTGAAGCTTATTACGAGCTTGGCCCAGATGCCTACAATGTCACACCTAACCCATGTGTTGAAGAATTGGGTCAAATGGACTTCAACGATGACTGTAACGTAGATATGGCTGACTTCGCTGAATTTGCTGCAGAATGGCTGCATTGCGGCCGTCTCGATACAGTTGATTGTCAACTGTAG